In the Candidatus Electrothrix rattekaaiensis genome, one interval contains:
- a CDS encoding 2-oxoacid:acceptor oxidoreductase family protein, translating into MQQKNDPQRYEICFSGAGGQGIITLAVIFAEAVGVHNGKHVCQTQSYGPEARGGKSKAEVVISNTPIDYPKALGLDLLLAMNQVACDAYFFNLNSDGILVIDKGLVEHSPTSRVVAIPFTQIAREEIGQEMTANMVALGAVGLLSGQIDLAFLEKALLSRIPAGTKEVNSAAFRSGVEEAKKINIETLPRSVVCEEVV; encoded by the coding sequence ATGCAGCAGAAGAACGATCCGCAGCGTTATGAAATATGTTTCAGCGGTGCAGGCGGTCAGGGAATTATTACTCTAGCAGTAATTTTTGCCGAGGCAGTCGGCGTACATAATGGTAAGCATGTCTGTCAGACCCAGAGTTACGGACCTGAGGCCAGAGGTGGAAAATCTAAGGCCGAGGTGGTGATTAGCAACACACCCATTGATTACCCCAAAGCCTTGGGGCTTGATCTCTTACTAGCTATGAATCAGGTAGCCTGTGATGCCTATTTTTTTAATTTGAACAGTGATGGAATTCTGGTGATTGATAAAGGACTGGTTGAACACTCGCCCACCAGTCGGGTTGTGGCAATCCCTTTTACCCAGATAGCTCGTGAGGAGATTGGTCAGGAAATGACGGCGAATATGGTTGCCCTCGGCGCAGTGGGCCTGTTGTCTGGGCAGATTGATCTTGCTTTTTTGGAGAAAGCCTTGCTCTCCAGAATTCCTGCGGGTACCAAAGAAGTAAATTCTGCCGCATTTCGAAGCGGAGTGGAGGAAGCAAAAAAAATAAATATTGAAACCTTACCAAGATCAGTGGTCTGTGAGGAGGTTGTTTAA